The following are encoded together in the Kineosporiaceae bacterium genome:
- a CDS encoding MFS transporter, whose protein sequence is MSDTRTVEPDVRRIHRAWLVAAVTLGALITAAAFRSSIGVLIEPLEQEFGWTRATTSGAVTLNLVLYGLVAPFAAALMERWGIRRVVALALTLVGGASALTLLMTAAWQLWLLWGLLIGVGTGSMALVFGAIVANRWFEARRGLVTGIFSAGNATGQLIFLPVVARAVEGPGWRWAAAGIAVYATLMIALVLAFLDDHPSDRGLLPYGAAPTPPPPPSPPPPPPLAPLERNVTLHSSGERDVTLRSGGMSAMDDGPPTAATQRDSTSSTSAVRTALGVLAESSRRWTFWALALTFFVCGWSTNGLVQTHFVPAAHDHGMPTTTAAGLLAVVGIFDIIGTLASGWLTDRMDSRVLLAAYYGLRGVSLLVVHQMLAPSVEPSLWVFIVFYGLDWVATVPPTVALCRQHFGLQRSGVVFGWVFASHMVGAGIGASVAGWIRTSSGSYHDAWIIAAELCFAAAVVSLSIRRSQGVQSSGDN, encoded by the coding sequence ATGAGCGACACCCGGACAGTCGAGCCCGACGTCCGGCGCATCCATCGCGCATGGCTCGTGGCCGCGGTCACCCTGGGCGCGTTGATCACCGCGGCGGCGTTCCGCTCCTCGATCGGGGTGCTGATCGAACCGCTGGAGCAGGAGTTCGGCTGGACCCGGGCCACCACCTCGGGCGCGGTGACGCTCAACCTCGTGCTCTACGGCCTGGTGGCCCCCTTCGCCGCCGCGCTGATGGAGCGGTGGGGCATCCGCCGTGTGGTGGCACTCGCGCTCACCCTGGTCGGCGGCGCCAGCGCTCTCACCCTGCTGATGACGGCAGCCTGGCAGCTGTGGCTGCTGTGGGGGCTGCTGATCGGGGTGGGCACCGGCTCGATGGCCCTGGTGTTCGGCGCGATCGTCGCCAACCGCTGGTTCGAGGCCCGCCGCGGCTTGGTGACCGGCATCTTCTCCGCCGGTAACGCCACCGGCCAGCTGATCTTCCTGCCCGTGGTGGCGCGGGCGGTGGAGGGACCGGGATGGCGCTGGGCCGCTGCCGGCATCGCGGTGTACGCCACCCTGATGATCGCCCTGGTGCTGGCCTTCCTCGACGACCACCCCAGCGACCGCGGTCTCCTCCCCTACGGCGCCGCCCCCACCCCTCCCCCACCTCCGTCCCCGCCCCCGCCCCCTCCCCTCGCCCCCCTCGAGCGCAATGTCACGTTGCACTCGTCTGGCGAGCGTGACGTGACATTGCGCTCGGGGGGGATGAGCGCGATGGACGACGGTCCCCCCACCGCGGCGACGCAGCGTGACTCCACGTCGTCCACCTCGGCCGTTCGGACGGCGCTGGGCGTGCTCGCAGAATCCTCACGCCGGTGGACGTTCTGGGCGCTCGCACTGACCTTCTTCGTCTGTGGCTGGTCGACCAATGGACTGGTACAGACCCACTTCGTGCCGGCCGCGCACGATCACGGCATGCCGACCACGACGGCTGCCGGATTGCTGGCCGTGGTCGGCATCTTCGACATCATCGGCACCCTGGCGTCCGGCTGGCTCACCGACCGCATGGACTCGCGCGTCCTGCTGGCCGCCTACTACGGCCTGCGAGGGGTGTCGCTGCTCGTCGTCCATCAGATGCTGGCACCCTCGGTGGAGCCGAGCCTGTGGGTGTTCATCGTGTTCTACGGCCTCGACTGGGTGGCCACGGTGCCGCCCACGGTGGCGCTGTGCCGTCAGCACTTCGGGCTGCAGCGTTCGGGCGTGGTGTTCGGCTGGGTGTTCGCCTCACACATGGTCGGCGCCGGGATCGGGGCGAGCGTGGCCGGGTGGATCCGGACGTCGTCCGGCAGCTACCACGACGCGTGGATCATCGCCGCCGAGCTGTGCTTCGCCGCTGCCGTGGTGTCGCTGTCGATCCGGCGCTCTCAGGGCGTCCAGAGCAGCGGCGACAACTGA
- a CDS encoding Fic family protein → MNPDSYTETIFGKPMRRPGGRVAFCFYAPNPLPRTLELSEATILALSTADSSLGHLHGLGQLIRNPQLLVGPYSTREALASSRIEGTNTSLANVMQAEAADGAASVDADVEEVKRYLRASETGYRLLATLPLTQRLIRQAHRELVSGVRGAEKLPGEIRTSPVWIGSPTDSPDSATYVPPLPEYLPELMIDWERFVNEPGRMPVLVRAALMHYQFETIHPFLDGNGRIGRLLVGLMLVQERRLTTPLLYMSGYLEAHRNTYYSLLQGVRERGEIQEWIQFFLTAIARSADDAVHRAGLVVRLREEYLQDAARSRSMIAGLVDLVFTNPYLTVRRVQNHLGITNQGARNLIKDAQARGWVGDPQAIGRGGQLYWVAATVLDILEKPFSYEEVGAETGPVARTVTDAWS, encoded by the coding sequence ATGAACCCGGATAGCTACACGGAGACCATCTTCGGAAAGCCGATGCGCCGACCGGGAGGTCGGGTGGCGTTCTGCTTCTACGCGCCGAATCCGCTGCCGCGCACGCTGGAGCTCTCGGAGGCGACGATCCTCGCCCTGTCGACCGCCGACAGCTCGCTGGGCCATCTGCACGGTCTGGGACAGCTGATCCGGAATCCACAGCTCCTCGTCGGGCCGTACTCGACTCGTGAGGCCCTGGCCAGCTCGAGGATCGAGGGGACGAACACGTCGCTGGCGAACGTGATGCAGGCCGAGGCCGCGGACGGCGCGGCGAGTGTCGATGCGGACGTGGAGGAGGTGAAGCGGTACCTGCGAGCCAGCGAGACCGGATACCGCCTGCTCGCCACCCTGCCCCTCACACAGCGGCTGATCAGGCAGGCCCATCGCGAACTGGTCAGCGGTGTCCGGGGGGCGGAGAAGCTGCCGGGTGAGATCCGTACTTCACCGGTGTGGATCGGTAGTCCCACGGACAGCCCGGACAGTGCGACGTACGTACCGCCGCTGCCGGAGTACCTACCGGAGCTGATGATCGACTGGGAGCGCTTCGTCAACGAGCCCGGCCGGATGCCGGTGCTGGTCCGTGCGGCACTCATGCACTACCAGTTCGAGACGATCCACCCCTTCCTGGACGGCAACGGACGCATCGGCCGACTACTGGTCGGCCTGATGCTGGTGCAGGAGCGGCGGCTGACGACCCCGCTGCTGTACATGTCCGGCTATCTGGAGGCACACCGGAACACCTACTACTCCCTGCTCCAAGGAGTACGGGAGCGAGGCGAGATCCAGGAGTGGATCCAGTTCTTCCTGACCGCGATCGCCAGGTCTGCCGACGACGCCGTCCACCGGGCCGGTCTGGTGGTACGGCTCAGAGAGGAGTACCTCCAGGATGCGGCGCGGTCACGGTCCATGATCGCCGGCCTGGTGGACCTGGTCTTCACCAACCCCTACCTCACCGTGCGCCGGGTCCAGAACCACTTGGGCATCACGAACCAGGGCGCACGCAATTTGATCAAGGATGCTCAGGCCCGTGGCTGGGTGGGTGACCCGCAGGCGATCGGGCGTGGTGGGCAGCTCTACTGGGTCGCGGCGACGGTGCTCGACATCCTGGAGAAGCCCTTCTCGTATGAGGAAGTGGGCGCCGAGACCGGCCCGGTCGCACGCACGGTGACCGACGCTTGGAGTTGA
- a CDS encoding amidase: MTTDTHLPDRPLWQWGAVEAAAATRSGQVRCTEVTRAVLDRVAAVNPHLNAITLDLAEQAMAGAAALDEAFARGESTGPLHGVPVTIKDNVDVAGQRTPNGLPGWANLIAPADSPVTANLRSAGAVIVGRTNTPEISMRPTTNNPLYGLTHNPWDDATSCGGSSGGAGSAVASGMGALGHGNDIGGSVRIPALHCGVPAIKPTQGRVPAYLPSGLAERTTIATLMSVQGVLARSVADVRAGLAAMAARDVRDPWWVPAPLEGPPVPRRAAVLRGLDGERTHPSVLAGIDRAATALAAAGYEVVEVAEADTPGVGASADLAFRLMMADLNHQLGPVLDRLGSEQMITYWAAVGELAQPYATLGEQIDDLARRTTLIRAWLGFLETYPVLVVPELLGPLLAVDEDVRSTADTVAVWRSLRPSIAMNILGLPAAMAPTGLVDGLPTGVQLVASRYREDVALDAAQAIEDTVGQLSPLLWTP, encoded by the coding sequence GTGACCACTGATACGCACCTGCCCGACCGTCCGCTGTGGCAATGGGGAGCCGTCGAGGCGGCCGCGGCCACCCGCTCCGGGCAGGTGCGCTGCACCGAGGTGACGCGCGCCGTCCTCGATCGGGTCGCGGCGGTCAACCCGCACCTGAACGCGATCACCCTCGATCTGGCCGAGCAGGCGATGGCCGGCGCCGCCGCGCTCGACGAGGCGTTCGCCCGCGGTGAGTCGACCGGTCCGCTGCACGGCGTCCCGGTCACGATCAAGGACAACGTGGACGTCGCCGGGCAGCGCACGCCGAACGGGCTGCCCGGGTGGGCGAACCTGATCGCACCGGCGGACTCGCCGGTCACCGCCAACCTGCGCTCGGCGGGAGCGGTGATCGTGGGGCGCACCAACACCCCCGAGATCTCGATGCGCCCGACCACGAACAACCCGCTGTACGGGCTGACCCACAACCCCTGGGACGACGCCACCTCGTGCGGCGGATCCTCCGGTGGCGCAGGGTCGGCCGTGGCGTCCGGCATGGGCGCGCTGGGGCACGGCAACGACATCGGCGGCTCGGTGCGCATCCCGGCGCTGCACTGCGGCGTCCCGGCGATCAAGCCCACCCAGGGCCGGGTGCCCGCCTACCTGCCCTCGGGCCTGGCCGAACGCACCACGATCGCGACGCTGATGTCGGTGCAAGGGGTGCTGGCCCGGTCGGTCGCCGACGTGCGGGCGGGCCTGGCGGCGATGGCCGCGCGCGACGTCCGGGACCCGTGGTGGGTGCCGGCCCCGCTGGAGGGGCCACCGGTGCCGCGGCGGGCTGCCGTGCTGCGCGGGCTGGACGGCGAGCGCACTCACCCCAGCGTGCTCGCCGGGATCGACCGGGCCGCAACGGCTCTGGCCGCGGCCGGATACGAGGTGGTCGAGGTCGCCGAGGCCGACACCCCTGGCGTGGGGGCGAGTGCCGACCTCGCGTTCCGGCTCATGATGGCCGACCTCAACCACCAGCTCGGCCCGGTGCTCGATCGGCTGGGCAGCGAACAGATGATCACCTACTGGGCGGCGGTGGGCGAGCTGGCCCAGCCCTACGCCACGCTCGGCGAGCAGATCGACGACCTGGCCCGGCGCACCACCCTGATCCGCGCCTGGCTCGGCTTCCTCGAGACCTACCCAGTGCTCGTCGTCCCCGAGTTGCTCGGTCCGTTGCTCGCCGTCGACGAGGACGTTCGCAGCACCGCGGACACGGTGGCAGTGTGGCGGTCGCTGCGCCCCAGCATCGCGATGAACATCCTCGGGCTGCCCGCCGCCATGGCGCCCACCGGGTTGGTGGACGGTCTACCCACCGGCGTCCAGCTGGTCGCCTCGCGCTACCGCGAGGACGTCGCCCTGGACGCCGCGCAGGCGATCGAGGACACCGTGGGTCAGTTGTCGCCGCTGCTCTGGACGCCCTGA
- a CDS encoding threonylcarbamoyl-AMP synthase, whose product MARYFDVHPRDPQPRAIAQAVQIVRDGGLIAYPTDSVFALGCSLGNAEGKERILRIRHLDDRHHFTLLCKDFAQLGQLVQIDNHVFRAIKAVTPGSYTFILPATKEVPRRLLHAKKKTVGVRIPDHPVALALLDALGEPMLTSSLLLPDEEEPMTDGWQIKEALDHQVDAVIDSGECGTEPTTVVDYSDGSAQILRHGAGDPSLFE is encoded by the coding sequence GTGGCGCGCTACTTCGACGTGCATCCTCGGGACCCTCAACCGCGGGCGATCGCCCAGGCGGTGCAGATCGTGCGGGACGGCGGCCTGATCGCCTACCCGACCGACTCGGTGTTCGCGCTCGGGTGCTCCCTGGGCAACGCCGAGGGCAAGGAGCGCATCCTGCGCATCCGCCACCTGGACGACCGCCACCACTTCACCTTGTTGTGCAAGGACTTCGCCCAGCTCGGCCAGCTGGTGCAGATCGACAACCACGTCTTCCGGGCGATCAAGGCGGTCACCCCGGGCAGCTACACCTTCATCTTGCCGGCCACCAAGGAGGTGCCCCGCCGACTACTGCACGCCAAGAAGAAAACCGTCGGGGTGCGCATCCCCGATCATCCCGTGGCGCTGGCGCTGCTCGACGCCCTGGGCGAGCCGATGCTCACCTCCAGTCTGCTGCTGCCCGACGAGGAGGAGCCGATGACCGACGGCTGGCAGATCAAGGAGGCCCTCGATCACCAGGTGGACGCAGTGATCGATTCGGGTGAGTGCGGGACCGAGCCCACCACCGTGGTCGACTACTCGGACGGTTCGGCCCAGATTCTGCGTCACGGCGCCGGGGACCCCAGCCTGTTCGAGTGA
- a CDS encoding nucleoside phosphorylase has protein sequence MCFFPEVVAAQGDRVHTQLRGIHGKRPLFETDVDGERVAFCHAPVGAPAAVLLLEEAIALGCRDIIGVGGAGALIDGLDVGHPVVADSAVRDEGTSLHYLRPGRTVEAHPDAVAAIVQTLDAAQVPYTRGRTWTTDALYRETRERVDRRVAEGCLTVEMEAAAFFAVGAYRGVRVGQLLFAGDALHGDDWDHRGWFTAADARTATFLLALDAAARLARRPRLTRG, from the coding sequence ATGTGCTTCTTCCCGGAAGTCGTTGCCGCCCAGGGTGATCGAGTCCACACCCAGTTACGCGGCATCCACGGCAAACGCCCCCTGTTCGAGACCGACGTGGACGGCGAACGGGTCGCCTTCTGCCATGCCCCGGTCGGGGCGCCGGCAGCTGTGCTGTTGCTCGAGGAGGCCATCGCCCTGGGCTGCCGCGACATCATCGGGGTGGGTGGCGCGGGCGCGCTGATCGACGGCCTGGACGTCGGCCACCCGGTGGTCGCCGACAGCGCCGTCCGGGACGAGGGCACCTCGCTGCACTACCTGCGCCCCGGGCGCACCGTCGAGGCCCACCCGGACGCCGTCGCGGCGATCGTCCAGACGCTGGACGCCGCGCAGGTGCCGTACACCCGCGGGCGCACCTGGACCACGGATGCGCTCTACCGCGAGACCCGCGAGCGGGTCGACCGCCGGGTTGCCGAGGGATGCCTGACCGTCGAGATGGAGGCCGCCGCGTTCTTCGCCGTCGGCGCCTACCGCGGAGTGCGCGTCGGGCAGCTGCTGTTCGCCGGCGACGCGTTGCACGGCGACGACTGGGACCACCGGGGGTGGTTCACCGCCGCCGATGCCCGCACCGCGACCTTCCTGCTGGCACTGGACGCCGCGGCGCGACTGGCTCGACGGCCCCGACTCACTCGGGGGTGA
- a CDS encoding helix-turn-helix transcriptional regulator produces MIDPSRPFDDAMRLLSRRWAADVVRVMLAGETTFGGIVRALPGATERMVAMRLRELAELGLLTRTELDDGPTRVRYDLTEAGNGLSMVLREIERWGRRHGHLLTVTSPGS; encoded by the coding sequence GTGATCGATCCGAGTCGGCCGTTCGACGACGCGATGCGGCTGCTGAGCCGGCGCTGGGCGGCGGACGTGGTGCGGGTCATGCTGGCCGGTGAGACCACCTTCGGTGGCATCGTGCGCGCGCTGCCCGGGGCCACCGAGCGCATGGTGGCGATGCGGCTGCGCGAGCTGGCCGAGCTGGGGCTGCTCACCCGCACCGAGCTGGACGACGGCCCGACCCGGGTGCGCTACGACCTCACCGAGGCCGGCAACGGCTTGTCGATGGTGTTGCGCGAGATCGAGCGGTGGGGCCGCCGGCACGGCCATCTGCTGACGGTCACCTCACCCGGGTCGTGA
- a CDS encoding AlkZ family DNA glycosylase, whose amino-acid sequence MTISSTQRRARLADSHRLLPHRATDGVPALAESVLALHSTDPVTVYLSAAARMANPSIEGVDQALYVDRSVVRHHAMRRTLWITTPPTLARMHATTTAVYAAAQHRRLLGMLADSGIADGEHWLAGAKADLLDLLHTHGPMTARSLGQRVPELAHPLRLAVGKPYEGTQAAHTRVLLQLGFEGAIVRTRPVGSWVSGQYTWAAMDTWSPGALLGPDGTPPDPRQAARDLARQWLRRFGPGTTTDVQWYFGWTATVTRRALADAGAVEVDLDGAPGWLDAADDLLDATGSAPETTAPGEPWVAVLPSLDPTTMGWKQRDWYLPAAAAEAFDRNGNAGATLWVDGRVVGCWTQASDGELRTGWFEAVPARRRTQLQRRLDVVRELLGDVRITVRFASPAQRELAGAR is encoded by the coding sequence ATGACGATCAGCAGCACCCAGCGCCGAGCCCGGCTCGCCGACAGCCACCGATTGCTGCCGCACCGGGCGACGGACGGGGTCCCGGCGCTGGCCGAGAGTGTGTTGGCGCTGCATTCCACCGACCCGGTGACGGTCTACCTGTCGGCGGCCGCCCGGATGGCGAACCCGTCGATCGAGGGCGTCGACCAGGCCCTCTACGTCGACCGCAGCGTGGTGCGCCACCATGCCATGCGCCGTACGTTGTGGATCACCACCCCGCCCACGCTGGCCCGGATGCACGCCACCACCACCGCGGTCTACGCCGCCGCTCAGCACCGCCGGCTGCTGGGCATGCTGGCCGACAGCGGCATCGCGGACGGCGAGCACTGGCTCGCCGGGGCCAAGGCCGACCTGCTCGACCTGCTGCACACGCACGGCCCGATGACGGCCCGTTCCCTCGGGCAACGCGTCCCCGAGCTGGCCCATCCGCTGCGCCTGGCCGTGGGCAAGCCGTACGAGGGCACCCAGGCGGCCCACACCCGGGTGCTGCTGCAATTGGGCTTCGAGGGGGCGATCGTGCGAACCCGCCCGGTGGGCAGCTGGGTCAGCGGTCAGTACACCTGGGCCGCGATGGACACCTGGTCGCCGGGCGCCCTGCTCGGGCCGGACGGCACGCCCCCCGATCCGCGCCAGGCGGCACGAGACCTGGCCCGGCAGTGGCTGCGCCGGTTCGGCCCCGGCACCACCACCGACGTGCAGTGGTACTTCGGCTGGACCGCGACCGTGACCCGGCGGGCGCTGGCCGATGCAGGCGCCGTCGAGGTCGACCTGGACGGCGCCCCCGGCTGGCTGGACGCCGCCGACGACCTGTTGGACGCCACGGGCTCGGCGCCCGAGACCACCGCACCGGGTGAGCCGTGGGTCGCCGTCCTGCCCTCGCTCGACCCGACCACCATGGGCTGGAAGCAGCGCGACTGGTACCTGCCCGCGGCGGCGGCGGAGGCCTTCGACCGCAATGGAAATGCCGGCGCCACGCTCTGGGTCGACGGCCGAGTCGTCGGCTGTTGGACCCAAGCCTCGGACGGCGAGCTGCGCACCGGCTGGTTCGAGGCGGTGCCGGCCCGACGCCGCACCCAGCTGCAGCGCCGGCTGGACGTCGTCCGCGAGCTGCTCGGCGACGTGCGGATCACGGTGCGCTTCGCCTCACCCGCTCAGCGGGAGCTCGCCGGAGCACGCTGA
- a CDS encoding FAD-dependent oxidoreductase: MAGPVLLVVDEDPESLRVVERELIDRYARSYRVLTASSARQASAQLQELADAGEDVALVLAALRVCDSTGAEFLASVRTRYPHAQRGMVIDWGTWGDGSTGEVIFHAMARRQIEYFVVRPSRTPDELFHQSVSTFLLEWANARRVSPQTVHVVGESWTGRAYELRQVLGRCAVPHAFVLAESDEGRELLATVDDPAPLPLPLVVFPNGKVLADPDNLELARAVGATIDPDRREVDVVIVGCGPTGLSAAVYGASEGLRTLVVDRGGIGGQATSSSLIRNYLGFPRGLNGRVLAERAFEQAWLFGAKFAFMHDATAIRREGDRIEVTLSDGGDVSAAAVILACGAAYRRLAVDELESLVGAGVFYGGTGSEAPGMTGADVFVLGGANSAGQAALHLAEYARRVTLVVRGTSLAKGMSQYLVEQVEGTPNIEVRLGTEVVGAVGEGRLERLVLRRATDASTETVAADAVFVMIGALPNTDWLPDSLARDRGGFLRTGVDLMPADGWPLERPPLSLETNLPCVFAAGDVRHGSPNRVASAVGEGSIAIRLVHQLLSAQEIHTVEVNA; this comes from the coding sequence GTGGCAGGCCCTGTCCTCCTCGTCGTCGACGAGGATCCAGAGTCGCTGCGTGTCGTCGAGCGGGAGCTGATCGACCGCTACGCGCGCAGCTACCGCGTGCTGACCGCATCGTCGGCTCGGCAGGCGTCCGCCCAGCTCCAAGAGCTGGCCGACGCGGGTGAGGATGTCGCGCTCGTCCTGGCGGCGCTGCGGGTCTGCGACTCCACCGGGGCTGAATTCCTGGCCTCGGTGCGCACGCGCTACCCCCACGCGCAGCGCGGGATGGTGATCGATTGGGGAACCTGGGGCGATGGGAGCACCGGCGAGGTGATCTTCCACGCGATGGCGCGCCGTCAGATCGAGTACTTCGTGGTGCGTCCGTCGCGCACGCCCGATGAACTCTTCCATCAGTCGGTGTCGACGTTCCTGCTCGAGTGGGCGAACGCGCGCAGGGTGTCGCCGCAGACCGTGCACGTCGTCGGTGAGTCCTGGACCGGGCGCGCCTACGAGCTGCGCCAGGTACTCGGGCGCTGCGCGGTGCCGCACGCGTTCGTGCTCGCCGAGTCCGATGAGGGGCGAGAGCTGCTGGCGACGGTGGACGACCCGGCGCCGTTGCCGCTGCCGCTCGTGGTGTTCCCCAACGGCAAGGTGCTCGCCGACCCGGACAACCTCGAGTTGGCCAGGGCGGTCGGTGCCACCATCGATCCAGATCGTCGCGAGGTCGACGTCGTCATCGTCGGGTGTGGCCCGACCGGCTTGTCGGCAGCCGTCTACGGCGCGTCGGAGGGTTTGCGCACGTTGGTCGTCGACCGCGGCGGCATCGGTGGTCAGGCCACGTCGAGTTCGTTGATTCGCAACTACTTGGGCTTCCCGCGCGGCCTCAACGGACGCGTGCTGGCCGAGCGCGCCTTCGAGCAGGCCTGGCTGTTCGGCGCGAAGTTCGCGTTCATGCACGACGCGACGGCGATCCGGCGTGAGGGCGACCGCATCGAGGTGACGCTCTCCGACGGCGGTGATGTCAGTGCCGCCGCGGTCATCCTGGCCTGCGGTGCGGCCTACCGCCGGCTCGCGGTCGATGAACTCGAGAGCCTGGTCGGTGCGGGCGTCTTCTATGGCGGCACCGGCTCCGAGGCGCCGGGCATGACCGGCGCCGACGTCTTCGTGTTGGGCGGCGCGAACTCGGCCGGCCAGGCGGCGTTGCACCTCGCGGAGTACGCCCGACGGGTCACGCTCGTGGTGCGGGGCACGTCGCTGGCCAAGGGCATGTCGCAGTACCTCGTCGAGCAGGTCGAAGGCACGCCGAACATCGAGGTCCGCCTCGGCACCGAGGTCGTGGGGGCCGTGGGCGAGGGCCGGCTCGAGCGGCTGGTGTTGCGCCGTGCCACCGACGCGAGCACCGAGACCGTGGCCGCCGACGCGGTGTTCGTGATGATCGGTGCCCTGCCGAACACCGATTGGCTGCCCGACTCCCTGGCGCGCGACAGAGGCGGCTTCCTGCGCACGGGGGTCGACCTCATGCCCGCGGACGGTTGGCCGCTCGAGCGACCTCCGCTCTCGCTCGAGACGAACCTGCCCTGCGTCTTCGCCGCCGGCGATGTGCGCCACGGCTCTCCCAACCGGGTCGCCTCCGCGGTCGGCGAGGGCTCGATCGCGATCAGGCTCGTGCATCAGCTCCTGTCGGCACAGGAGATTCACACTGTCGAGGTGAACGCGTAA
- a CDS encoding NAD-dependent epimerase/dehydratase family protein: MRILVLGGTGWLGGEVARAAVAAGHEVSCLARGRSGTVPEGATFVTADRDAEDGLTAVMGTQWDLAVDVSRQPGQVRRAVRALVDRCRHYAFVSTGSVYADHSRPGADESARLLSPLADDVMGSMEQYGPAKVACERHVVQTFGEDRCLIARSGLIGGPGDTSGRSGYWPMRFAHPCGRDGLVLVPDTDGRTVQLIDVRDEAAWLIAAGLAGTAGAFDVVGETLSLAEFLGGARQVAGHVDPVVSATDEWLIAQGVQEWMGEQSLPLWLHDPDWTGFTSRAGSRARAEGLATRPLTETLADTLAWEITQGVDRARGAGLTCADERMFLAELTGLTPE; encoded by the coding sequence ATGCGAATCCTGGTCTTGGGTGGTACCGGCTGGCTCGGCGGTGAGGTGGCCCGAGCCGCCGTGGCGGCCGGGCACGAGGTGAGCTGTCTGGCCCGCGGACGATCCGGCACGGTGCCCGAGGGCGCTACGTTCGTGACCGCCGACCGGGACGCGGAGGATGGCCTGACGGCGGTCATGGGTACGCAGTGGGATCTCGCGGTCGATGTCTCCCGCCAGCCCGGCCAGGTGCGCCGCGCCGTCCGGGCGCTGGTCGACCGGTGCCGGCACTATGCCTTCGTCTCGACGGGCAGCGTCTACGCCGACCATTCCCGGCCGGGGGCCGACGAATCTGCTCGCCTGCTCTCGCCGCTGGCCGACGACGTGATGGGTTCGATGGAGCAGTACGGCCCGGCCAAGGTGGCATGTGAGCGGCACGTCGTGCAGACCTTCGGTGAGGACCGTTGCCTCATCGCCAGGTCGGGCCTGATCGGCGGCCCGGGCGACACGTCGGGGCGTTCGGGCTACTGGCCGATGCGCTTTGCGCACCCGTGCGGCCGGGACGGCCTGGTGCTGGTGCCCGACACCGACGGCCGCACGGTGCAACTCATCGATGTGCGCGACGAGGCCGCCTGGCTGATCGCGGCCGGGCTGGCCGGGACCGCCGGGGCGTTCGACGTGGTGGGTGAGACCCTCTCGCTGGCGGAGTTCCTGGGTGGTGCCCGCCAGGTGGCCGGGCACGTCGACCCGGTGGTGAGCGCGACCGACGAGTGGCTGATCGCTCAGGGTGTGCAGGAGTGGATGGGCGAGCAGTCTCTACCGCTGTGGCTGCACGACCCCGACTGGACCGGCTTCACCAGCCGCGCGGGCTCCCGCGCCCGGGCCGAGGGCCTGGCCACGCGGCCGCTGACCGAGACCTTGGCCGACACCTTGGCCTGGGAGATCACCCAGGGGGTCGACCGAGCCCGGGGGGCGGGCCTGACCTGCGCCGACGAGCGGATGTTCCTCGCCGAGCTGACCGGCCTCACCCCCGAGTGA
- a CDS encoding pirin family protein, producing MPGSWGVAEDAHTAVQVIPPREVPLGGLRAMTVRRTLPSRERAFVGAWCFVDHYGPDDVAGPSGTGGMDVAPHPHTGLATVSWLFAGEVEHRDSAGVHELVRPGELNLMTAGAGIAHSEVSTPGTRVLHGVQLWVVLPQAEADGPRDFQHYVPPVHEDDGVRTQVFIGAFDGEVSPVRTATPLLGVELTLAPGADRLWGADEDFEHGVLVDAGEVELDGVRLRRGELGYRDVGPNSLRLKVIGDEPARVVLLGGEPFTEPVVMWWNFIGRSHEQIAAFREQWQAAAERFGEVSGYVGEVDRIPAPALPNVRLRPRTRTGHQL from the coding sequence ATGCCCGGCAGCTGGGGCGTGGCCGAGGACGCACACACCGCGGTGCAGGTGATCCCGCCGCGTGAGGTACCGCTCGGCGGGCTTCGCGCGATGACGGTGCGCCGTACCCTGCCCTCTCGCGAGCGAGCCTTCGTGGGGGCCTGGTGTTTCGTCGACCACTACGGCCCGGACGACGTCGCCGGCCCATCGGGGACCGGTGGCATGGACGTCGCGCCGCACCCGCACACCGGCCTGGCCACGGTCAGCTGGTTGTTCGCCGGTGAGGTCGAGCACCGTGACTCGGCGGGCGTGCACGAGCTGGTGCGCCCGGGGGAGTTGAACCTGATGACGGCCGGCGCCGGGATCGCCCACAGCGAGGTGTCGACGCCGGGCACGAGGGTGCTGCACGGCGTCCAGCTGTGGGTGGTGCTGCCGCAGGCCGAGGCCGATGGGCCGCGCGACTTCCAGCACTACGTGCCGCCGGTGCACGAGGACGACGGCGTGCGCACGCAGGTGTTCATCGGGGCCTTCGACGGCGAGGTCTCACCGGTGCGGACGGCGACGCCGCTGCTCGGCGTGGAGCTCACCCTCGCTCCGGGCGCCGATCGGCTGTGGGGTGCCGACGAGGACTTCGAGCACGGGGTGCTGGTCGATGCCGGCGAGGTCGAACTGGACGGCGTCCGGCTGCGGCGGGGTGAGCTCGGGTATCGCGACGTGGGGCCGAACTCGTTGCGGCTGAAGGTGATCGGCGATGAGCCGGCGCGGGTGGTGCTGCTCGGGGGCGAGCCGTTCACCGAGCCGGTGGTGATGTGGTGGAACTTCATCGGGCGCTCCCACGAGCAGATCGCGGCGTTCCGCGAGCAGTGGCAGGCCGCCGCCGAACGGTTCGGCGAGGTGTCGGGGTACGTCGGTGAGGTCGATCGCATCCCCGCCCCGGCACTGCCGAACGTCCGGCTGCGGCCGCGAACCCGCACCGGTCACCAGCTCTGA